A segment of the Trifolium pratense cultivar HEN17-A07 linkage group LG7, ARS_RC_1.1, whole genome shotgun sequence genome:
AGTCATTTATTTTGCGATGGAGGGTGTATAATATAGtattaaattgttatttttttaattattttcttaactAAAATATTTATGACTTAAACTTCTAAAgtaaaactaaaattttaataaatagcTACGGGTGATTTTTGTTGTTGGCtaagaaaaacaacaacaaaatccaCCTAGGTCACACCTCTATAATCTTCAGAGAAAACAAGACTAACCCTTGCATGATGCTCAAACTACACAATTCGTGATCCCCcttcacaaaaaaatattttgttattttattgtttCTAAAAAATGCATACATGGTTCGAATTCGGACCTCTTCAATAATGTTTGCGATAACTAGCTACTGAACTATATTTAGAGATGACaaaattttttgtatccttGGATATATGCAGATAAAATCAGCCATGGACATGTGAGCCGCGAGTATGATAAATTGATATTTCAACTATCTGTTAGTTCGGCAACAACTGGACCAGCCGCCTCCTTATTTTCTAAACCTAgtttctctcttcttcatcCACCAAAAGAGGGGTAGTTTAAGTCAATTTTTCACCTGAAATCATCCCTCTAAATTGTTACTTTTCCTTTCAATTAAATAAGTCATCTTCACATATATTTAGCTTTTTTCTTTGTGATTTTGTTGCGACGTTTTATTTGTCGTCGTCTTAGTGCTTATCTTTTTGTAAGGGGGTGCTTAATCTTATGATGTATTGGCTGACTTTTTATTTGGTGTTTGTTTCCATATGTTGTGAGGCTATGGTGGGATAGCTTAGGACCTTGGGTCCTTTTAATTTTGTGCTAGTTCATTTGTAAAGGGGAGATCTCTTGATTTTGTATTGGTGACTCCATTGCACCGGTCTAGTTTTTTTGGTAGTGTTTTTAGCATTTCTTGTGCTAATTTCACTctttaataaatttttgttttttcaaaaataataataaaaaaattcatgtagTAGTAACAAAAATCTTTATTGGTGTAGACtttttataataccaacaatatctttgaatttttttagtagtaacaaaaatcttttattaacaaactcatcataacataagacacattgtttttttagcagcaaaaatcttttattaacaaactgaccataacataaaacatatatattttttggacataagttagacacaggcagacgCGAAACTGGCCCGctagttaaaaattaaaatataaattatttacaaaatcatatttttttaaaagttcatTATCTATGGATATGTGTAAATATCGCAGGTAACTCAAAATCAGCGGATTATATGCTTAATGGATATCCGCACGGATATAAAGCggaaatgaatatcatatttattccaaaaaaaaactaaaattctaatatttttgAAGGAACTAattatattaacaaaaacaaaatactcTACATTAGCACAAGGTATGTGCACAACTAAAATTctaattgattatttttcttttcaattttatattttattaattttataattataatattatcgTAAAAATTGACCAATTATTATTCCATTAGAAATCAAAACTCTAATTctcatataaataatttttttttattgttggaGCAGTATATCCATTTAAAGTAACtaaaatattctaaaaaaaaaaactaatggtAAAAGATTTATGTAACATGCATAAAATTTGAAGTTCGATCCTCATCGtcaatattataataaaaaaaacatttaaacttaactacttaaaaaaacatcaaaaataaTTAGAGTAAAACAAAATTTCTACGTGTAGAGATTTTGTTTTAGATATAAAttaatgaaagtaaaaaaataaatcaatcggAGAGAAGGATGACATTGAGAGTGACACACTCACACACacatagttttgtttttttttacaaagacaCCCACCCGATCTAATTTAAATAAAGATATTTTcgattgtgaaaaaaaaataaagatattttcaaattatcgtaatctatttttatttttattttctatagattaggttaaaaaaaaaaaatcatttttccgATTGTACAAGCCGAGCCGATCCAATATGCTAGCCAATCACTCTTTGCCCCTTTACCGGCGAGGTTCCGTCcgtttctctttctctttctttctctttaaCCTTTTAAccctttctttctctctcatcaacaacaacaacaaccctaaTTTCATCCATGCCGGATTTTCACGATTCTCtctctccaccaccaccaccaccgccgTCGTCTCGCCCTATCCCCGTTCGCGAGGATTGTTGGTCAGAAGAAGCTTCTTCTACTCTCGTTGATGCATGGGGTAATCGTTATCTTGAACTCAACCGTGGTAATCTTCGTCAGAAAGATTGGCAAGATGTTGCTGATGCTGTTAACGCTCTTCATGGTCATACTAAGAAAACTCATCGCACCGATGTTCAGTGTAAGAATCGAATTGATACtattaagaaaaagtataaGATCGAGAAAGCTAGGGTTTCCAATTCCAATGGTGTTTTTTCATCGCCTTGGCCTTTTTATGATCGATTAGATTTATTGATTGGTCCTAATTTCAATACCAAgaaatcttcttcttctccatcACCTTCTCCACCTGTTGCTCTTCCTTTGGTTCCTCATCGGAAATTTTCTAATTCGCCGAATGCGATTTCTGTTACTCCGGCTGCTGTTGCTCTTCCTCAGAAGAGGTCACTTGCGACGGTGATGGATGATGGTTATTTTAGGAGGAATTATTCTGCTGTTGCTGCTGCGGCTGCTGCTGCGGAGGCtgatgaagatgaggatgaggaggatgaagaggaggaagttgaggaggaggaggaggaggttgAGGTTGAGGAGGAAGAAGGGAGGGGAAGTGAAGTTGATGAAGGGGATAAAGGGAGGGAAGGGATGAAGAGGTTGGCTAAGGCTATTGAGAAATTTGGTGAAATGTATGAGAGAGTTGAGGGACAGAAACTGAGGCAGATGGTGGATTTGGAGAAACAAAGGATGGAGTTTGCTAAAGATATTGAAGTGCAGAGGATGCAGATGTTTATGGATACACAAGTTCAGATGGAGAGAATCAAGCGTGGGAAGCGTTCTGGGTCTAATGGTGAGaatcaaaattgatttaaggtttttttaatggttttgcTGTCCCCTTTTAGATTGATTTGATAATTTGATAAACATACCCTACTGTTTAGTCTTTTGTTtttcaatgaatgaatgatgTTGATGCATGATAGGGCTTTTGGACCCGAAGACTGTGGGTCTCAATGGGATATTTCAATTAgttgttgttttggttttggaAAGTAAAAGTAGGTTTTTTGTGTGGTGATTTTGGATTCAAGAGTACAATGAATGCTTTTAATTGGTTGTTTCtgcaattaaatatattagcaaGTGGTGCACTAGTTATTCTATGTTTTTGAGAGTTTTTCATAGTTATTGATGAGACATTATTTCTATATAAAAAGTCTAGCTTGGCCTTCAAACTTCAAGGGTCTCTTGAGTTTTGATGCATAATAGAAACAACTTATTTTGTTCTTTATGTTGTGGCACACATATAACAATATTGCATTTTTGGCAGGGGGGAGGGGTTgagggtggtggtggtggttttgATAGATGCGTGCCCAATTTGGCTTGCTTGTTGTTTACAATTGACATTGATGCGATTTTGCCTGACTTATCTGTGTTTTTCTTAGATGGTGTTGTGTACTTCTGCATTATACAAGTTTATCCCGAGACTCTTGTCTTGTgctttattttttgtgttttggtgTCCTATAACCCTTTGCaataaggcaaatgctaactaATGTCTCAAGTACACTGATTAAGGAATCAAGCATAGAAGTTTTTTAATGGAAAGTGCAGCTTTTGAAATTAATAATGCATTGAATGTCGTGATTTACTATATTTTCTTACCCATATCTTGATTCCTTAACAAGTGTTCTTAGCAAGATCTTTTAAATAATAAACTCAAATATagaacaaatatttttgttttgttgaaacCTTTCATTTTTCAGTAAATTAAGCCACTTTGAAGCTTTTATGGGGTTTTGCAGTTGGTTTAGTATTGTAATGGGAGTTTTGCATGTATTTGTTATCATAAAGTGaagactaattttttttggtttaattttttatttgaaatctaTTGCTTGTGAAGTTTACAATTGACTGATTATTTTCAAATTCTGCAACAGAAGCTTGTTTCTGAGGCACCGCTTCTTTATTTGTTGTGAtgagtgttattttttttatgcctCTGTTGATTTTGACTTAATTTTGAATAAGCTATCATACTTTGAAGTGGCCTTGTCGTTCTTTTATGTATGGATTTGTGTTTTGAGTTGTAGTTGTAAgtttaatatattatgaaattgaGACTGGTTTGGTGTTTGGGTCTTATACATATATGCTTATTTCACAGCAACTTTTGCATACAAATGGGTCATTTTATTTTGTCAGTTCATACTTAATAGTTGTGTGTCAGAAGTTCGTCACTTCCTTAGCTGTGTCTTTTAGCTATGCATCCAGTCGTTGTTGttatattacatttttttccttcacgtttttaaaattaatagaCATAGTAAGCCGGTTAAGGTCGTTGCAGAGTCGTACTCGTACCACAGATTTTTAAGGGCCTATGGAAGATATaaacatatgataattaatagataatataaataaaactcAAACAATAACGTAGAtactttttttgaacaaataacGTAGATACTTATTTTATAGTTATCTTAAACTATTGCTAGCT
Coding sequences within it:
- the LOC123898366 gene encoding trihelix transcription factor ASIL2-like, with the protein product MPDFHDSLSPPPPPPPSSRPIPVREDCWSEEASSTLVDAWGNRYLELNRGNLRQKDWQDVADAVNALHGHTKKTHRTDVQCKNRIDTIKKKYKIEKARVSNSNGVFSSPWPFYDRLDLLIGPNFNTKKSSSSPSPSPPVALPLVPHRKFSNSPNAISVTPAAVALPQKRSLATVMDDGYFRRNYSAVAAAAAAAEADEDEDEEDEEEEVEEEEEEVEVEEEEGRGSEVDEGDKGREGMKRLAKAIEKFGEMYERVEGQKLRQMVDLEKQRMEFAKDIEVQRMQMFMDTQVQMERIKRGKRSGSNDMYS